The bacterium genomic sequence TCTAGAATCTTGCTACCATTTCCCTCATCAAAGTGCCATAGAGCTACAGTATCCTTATCTGCTTTTGGAGCCTCTAATAATGGCATATCCTGAGCAAACACTAGATTAATATTAAAAACTACTGTTAAAACAATAATGCCAATCCCTCTAAAAACTACATTCCTTTTCTTCATAATCTCTCCTTCCAAATTTTTCCATATTTCAATTTATAACCATTTCTCCCGCACTATGACTGATGCCTGTAAAAATTCTTTAATATCAGCGTATTTTTCTACTGATACCTCTAACATAAAAACCCCATCATATCCTATATCCTGTAATGTTTTTATCACCTCCTCCCAGTTAATATTTCCCTCTCCAGGCATTAAATGAGAATCTTTTTGACCATCATTGTCGTGTACATGTAAAGCAAATACTCTGTCATTGCAAGAGTTCATTATTTCTTTTGTATATCCACACATATTTGTATGCCCGATATCTACGAGTACACCGAAACAGTCAGAGTCAAATGTATCTAATAACTCACGGATTTCTTCTATAGTATCTCCCAGATATGTTCTGTTTTCAGTACGTGGAGGCATTGTCTCAATAGCAACTTTAATATCTTTTGCCTCGCAGTACGTTATAATAGTTTCCAGACTCTTTTTGCAGTTCTCAAACCGTCTATCTCTGTTTTCTGCGATAGGAAAGGGAGTAGATAGATGAAAGGTAAGCATTGGCCTATCAAAATCCAAAAAAATGTCAACCCAGCTTTTTAAATGATTAATGGCATCCTTTCTTTGCACATTATCTATAGATGAAATATCTATTTTGTTTTCATATCCTGTCGCATGTATATGTGTTATTTTTACACCATGCTCTTTTAGTCTTGTTTTTAAACTAGTCATGTATCCATTATCTGTGTAGTAGCAATGTGGCAGCACCCTTTTTCCTATCTCTATATTTTTTATCCCATATTTAGCGACTAGTGGAATGCTATCTAGAAGGTCATTGTTCCACCACCATGCAGAGACACCAAATTTAAATATTTCTTTATCCATATTAGAACTTTTTAGTTTCAAAGTTACACTAGTGCTTTATCTTTCATAAGGTTATCCCGGAGTAAGTTAACATCAAGTTTTAAAGGTATTAGGTGGTTTTTTATACATAGACTAGCTGCTGTACCTGCTGCCTGCCCCATTGCCATACATACTGGCATAACTCTATATGAACCCATAGCTTCATATGTGCCTGAAATACATCTACCAGCTACAATGAGATTTTCTACTTTTTGAGGTATAAGAGAACGATAAGGTATTGTATAATAGGTGCCCTTTTTCAAAAAATGGTATTCAATCCCTTGCCCTTGAGGATTATGAATGTCTATGGGATATGCACATCTAGCTATAGCATCCTTGAAATGTCTAGCTTTCAAAAAATCATCCTTAGTTAACGTGTACTCTCCTCTGATTCTGCGTGTCTCTCTTATCCCCAGATTTACAGCCATATCTATAATATAGCTATTCCTAAAACCAGGTACATATTTGCGATAAAAATTGGCTATAAATAGGTTTTGATTTCTGGCCAACAAATAGGATTGAGTTAAAGAATCGTTATCTATACCATCCACACGGACTCTTGAAATATTTATAAATACTTGTCCTTTAATAGGAAGTTTGGAGACACCAGATTGAAATCTTAAGTTTTCAGCATTTTGAACAGGAAATTCTCCTCTTGCCAGAGCTTCTTTATATAACTGTTGAAATTTTTCCCATGAGACAGCTTTGTATTCATCAAAGTTTACATTGCCCATCCTAAAACAAAGCGTTCCCGCCTGTAACAATTTTCTATTTTGGGACCAACCCTTTCGGCATGGAACACCACTTAAAAAAGCAACATCTGCATCACCTGTAGCATCTATGAATATTTTTCCCTTAATAGCCTGAAAGCCTGATTTGTTCCAAACTATTATAGTGTCTATAGTTGATTCTTTTACTATTGCCTTACAAAAGACCGATTGGAACTTTTTGATAACTTCTGTTTCATTCAGTAATTTAAGAAGAACAGTTTGTAACATTTCTTTGTCAAAGGAAAGACCTACATCCTTTCTAAAATCACCCAACAAACCTCCAACTTGTCTCATGCGATTAACAATTTCTAAAGGAATCCCACCTATAACAAGATTGCCTTTGTTATCGTTGTATTGAAGAAAAAGTTGAACACCACCAACTGTTGCCATTCCACCAACAATTGCATATCGTTCAACCAAAACTACTTTAATCCCATTCCTGGCAGCAGCTATAGCTGCTGCGCACCCGGCTGGGCCACCACCTATTACCACGACGTCTGTGTTTAACACCACGGGAACTCTAGTATTCAAAGACACCAATTTATGACCTTTTTTTATGGAATAACCCACCAGCTACTCTCCGTATCTTCCTGAGTGTACCAATCAACGTGACCGTCGAAGAAAAGGAAATTTGCTCCATTGTTATGAACATAACTAACCTGACTACTATTGGCCATTCGATAGCGTGCAGCTCCTGCAGCCTCAAATCCTCCATCACTCACTGCAACTTTATCGCTGGGAATACTAATCCGGCCTAACCTAAACTGCTGATTTTGATTGGGCGAACAATCTGCATTACCGAGATAGGCATTGTAGGCATAATTGACATTGTATGTTCCGAAAGCTCCAAGGTCCTTATTGCTTTGACAAAATAACAATGATGGTACATTCTTTAGGTCTACCTTCACTCCGTACGGCTCTAAGCATCTATACCAGGTTGCACCAGACCAAGCCATTGGTACATAGTCATCCCAGTCTGATGCGTACATTATGAGCATCTGATGAACTTGTCTTAGATTACTGATGCATTTTGCACGTCTTGCCATCTCTCTTGCCTTGCTAAGTGCCGGGAGCAGCATACTGGCAAGCAAGCCGATAACTGCAATCACGACCAGGAGTTCTAAAAGCGTAAATCCGACACATCCAAACTTATCCCTCACCCATTTCATCATAATTTGTTCCCTCCTCTTTCTTTCGGAGACAATTATAGCATATAACGGACAACCTTAGTACAAAAGTGGTTTGTAATTTCTTGCATATTTTTTTATTAAAGTAGACTCTCGAACTACTAACTTAGTGTCAAGGGTAATATTTTCTGGCAGACTATCTTTATCTCCTCCCATACGCTTTAATAATAACTCGGCAGCAAGTCGACCTTGCTCATACTTGGGCTGATTTACTGTGGTAAGAGG encodes the following:
- a CDS encoding sugar phosphate isomerase/epimerase, translated to MDKEIFKFGVSAWWWNNDLLDSIPLVAKYGIKNIEIGKRVLPHCYYTDNGYMTSLKTRLKEHGVKITHIHATGYENKIDISSIDNVQRKDAINHLKSWVDIFLDFDRPMLTFHLSTPFPIAENRDRRFENCKKSLETIITYCEAKDIKVAIETMPPRTENRTYLGDTIEEIRELLDTFDSDCFGVLVDIGHTNMCGYTKEIMNSCNDRVFALHVHDNDGQKDSHLMPGEGNINWEEVIKTLQDIGYDGVFMLEVSVEKYADIKEFLQASVIVREKWL
- a CDS encoding prepilin-type N-terminal cleavage/methylation domain-containing protein, giving the protein MMKWVRDKFGCVGFTLLELLVVIAVIGLLASMLLPALSKAREMARRAKCISNLRQVHQMLIMYASDWDDYVPMAWSGATWYRCLEPYGVKVDLKNVPSLLFCQSNKDLGAFGTYNVNYAYNAYLGNADCSPNQNQQFRLGRISIPSDKVAVSDGGFEAAGAARYRMANSSQVSYVHNNGANFLFFDGHVDWYTQEDTESSWWVIP
- a CDS encoding FAD-dependent oxidoreductase; this translates as MLNTDVVVIGGGPAGCAAAIAAARNGIKVVLVERYAIVGGMATVGGVQLFLQYNDNKGNLVIGGIPLEIVNRMRQVGGLLGDFRKDVGLSFDKEMLQTVLLKLLNETEVIKKFQSVFCKAIVKESTIDTIIVWNKSGFQAIKGKIFIDATGDADVAFLSGVPCRKGWSQNRKLLQAGTLCFRMGNVNFDEYKAVSWEKFQQLYKEALARGEFPVQNAENLRFQSGVSKLPIKGQVFINISRVRVDGIDNDSLTQSYLLARNQNLFIANFYRKYVPGFRNSYIIDMAVNLGIRETRRIRGEYTLTKDDFLKARHFKDAIARCAYPIDIHNPQGQGIEYHFLKKGTYYTIPYRSLIPQKVENLIVAGRCISGTYEAMGSYRVMPVCMAMGQAAGTAASLCIKNHLIPLKLDVNLLRDNLMKDKALV